Proteins encoded in a region of the Mariprofundus ferrinatatus genome:
- a CDS encoding peptidylprolyl isomerase, with product MFGWNRKRKTASARHILVTDRELCEAVKAEIEAGGDFAELAKQHSSCPSGSRGGDLGTFRERQMVKEFNDVVFSSELNKVHGPVKTQFGYHLIEITSRSEG from the coding sequence ATGTTCGGATGGAACAGGAAGAGGAAAACAGCATCGGCGCGCCATATTCTCGTGACGGATCGTGAACTGTGCGAGGCAGTGAAGGCGGAGATTGAAGCCGGGGGTGATTTTGCCGAGCTGGCGAAGCAGCACTCAAGCTGTCCGTCAGGCAGCCGTGGCGGTGATCTCGGAACATTCCGCGAGCGCCAGATGGTCAAAGAGTTTAATGATGTGGTGTTCAGTTCTGAGTTGAATAAGGTGCACGGGCCGGTAAAAACCCAGTTCGGGTATCACCTGATTGAGATTACATCACGCTCTGAGGGGTGA